In Thermococcus celericrescens, the genomic window CCTGCTTCAAAAGGGCCAGCATCTCGCGCCAGTTGTAGGTGAGCCCATCCGGCCCCGTCCATTTTCCTCGGATTTCAATGGTGTAGTTGTCAACGACCACCACCCTGGAAACCTCATCCACGGCAGTCACGGTGCCGGTAACGTTGACCTCAGTCACGTTGAGGACTTCCTCAGGGGTTGGGGCGCTCTGGTTGGAGGTAACGTTGCCCTCTGGAACCCCAACGTAGAATCGTATCGTAACCCTCTCCTCAGTTCCATAGGGACAGCCGGAACCATACTTGAAAACCACGTCGAGACTGCCGTTGCCAAGGACTTCAACGGTGTACTGTTTAAACGCCGTGTACGGATCCGTGAGTTCTGTCTCCGTTTCGTCCACGACCCTGACGTTGTCGGGATTTTCAACCAGGATTTCCCAGTCGGAGTAGGGACACGGCTGTGCGTGCTTGAACTTCACGGTCACATTGAGGGTGACATCCGTTCCCGGCCTGGGGACGTACGCCTCGGCCGGACGACGCAGAGGACATCATCCCCCTCGTGGGACGTTGCAAAACCGACGTAGTAAGTCCCGTTTACTGGAGCCGAAGGCAAGCCAGGGGATACCGGCGATGAGGACACCCTGTCCTCGGCTAACCTAACCAGAAACGGAAGGGATGTGAACACGATGAACAGGACGAAGGCGACGGCAAGTTTCCGCTCCATACCGGTAGCAATTACATATGAAACAAAATTTAAACTTCTGGGTCGCTTTTGTAAACGGATTTGTTTTCTTTAACGAAATTATTTACTCAAAAGGTTCAAATCCATAACGGTGTGTATCCCCCTGGTGAAGACTATGAGGGGATACGTGGGGCTGCTTTTGATCTGGTTCTCTTGCTTGGAATCGCATCAAGCGGATGCATAAACGGCAACCTGTCTTCTCAGACGAGCTCAACATCCCCCGTTACTCCAACGGAAAAATGGACGGTAGTTCTAACGCTGGTTGGACCCTCTGGAGAGAAGAACCTAACCCTCGATGAACTAAGAAAGCTCCCCCAAGCTGAGGGTACCGGCGGTTACAAAACGAAGCTCGGCTCTATAAAGGACATTAGGTACCTACAAGGGGGTCCTCCTGAAAGCGTCCTTGAAAAGAACCCTCTGGTGGTCTACGAAGGCGGAAGGTTCAAAATACCGGAGATGGGAATAGATAACCTGAAGAGGATTAAAGTTGAAAAATGAGGTGTTCGTATGCTACTGGCCGAATTTAAGAAAAAGGCCCTGAGGCTCATCGACGAGGAGCTCAAGGTTCTGGACTTCTCCTTTGGCCTGCCCTACACCTACGTGCTGATTGAAGGAAAGAGGGGAAAAGCCCTCGGCGTTGCCATGACCCTCCCCGAGGAGATACAGAGATTCGACAACTCCATCGAGGAGCTTGCTCTGGAGGCGTTCATTGAAAAGGCCGACAGCCTCAACGTCATCGAGAGGTCCCTCGGTCTGGCGGCGATAAACGCGGTTTCGCAGTACTACATCGACCTCGGCAGTGCAAAGTGGATTGACGCCGTGGAACTGCTCGACGGTGACATCGAAAAGGTAGCGGTCATCGGAAACATGCCGCCGATAGTCAGGGCCCTGCGGGAGAGGGGCTTCAAGCTCTACGTCTTCGAGAGAAACCCAAAGCTCTGGGACAGGGAAACGCTGAGCGATTCCCTGGAGTACTGGCTCCTGCCAGAGGTGGACGCCGTGATGGCGAGCGCCTCCTGCATGATCAACGGAACCCTCGACATGCTCCTCGACAGGGCAAAGAATGCCAGAATTTTCCTCCTGACCGGCCCCACGGGACAGGTTCTCCCGGAGTTCCTCCAGGGCACCGGGGTGACCCACGTGGCCTCGATGAAGGTCGTGAACATTGAAAAGGCGATACTCCAGCTGAAGTTCGGCTGCTTCAAGGGCTTCTCCGACGAGAGCAGGAAATACGTCCTCGAAATATGAGGGTTTCTTCTTCCTTCTTTATTCCGGGCCCACTGAATGAACCATTCTGAACATTACAGTATCCTCCGCATGACCTCCTCTCCGTCCTGAAGGGCGAGGGTTCGGCTCAACCCCTCGCCAAGGGTGGAGAGGTTTGAGGGGTTCTCATCACCACCCTCTTTGAAGAGGGTTCGGAGAACCCCTCCG contains:
- a CDS encoding Rossmann-like domain-containing protein, with the translated sequence MLLAEFKKKALRLIDEELKVLDFSFGLPYTYVLIEGKRGKALGVAMTLPEEIQRFDNSIEELALEAFIEKADSLNVIERSLGLAAINAVSQYYIDLGSAKWIDAVELLDGDIEKVAVIGNMPPIVRALRERGFKLYVFERNPKLWDRETLSDSLEYWLLPEVDAVMASASCMINGTLDMLLDRAKNARIFLLTGPTGQVLPEFLQGTGVTHVASMKVVNIEKAILQLKFGCFKGFSDESRKYVLEI